gcccaagaaattattagttagaagactaccccgtccaactgatgagcatgtgttatgtcttctccaggctatcaactatttgataacatgacccgtgtatgtcacatgcacccggggcacaatgaatcagtctagaaagtgatttactaagtcccagtatcaagtggatgacaaatattatttgttgaagcttatacatttattttttccatgaattatttctataatttgtgtataaaaacagctgttttcacatttgaacagaaatcacacattacatagctggtttgctggattatagcttGTATacgcatcagcatatatttaataattttgaagaaattgtTGATTTAGAattgttgattcactgtgccccgtgaaatAGTGTCTGGGACACACTGAATCAAAAATTATAacattgattttaaacacctgtaaattacacttggggagaaataaataacacagccttataaacaataacttgctctattaaatccacaacagaatgacctaaacctatgcataatgtgtttaagctgccacaaaacatttctgatccactgtgcactGGCTTCCCGCACATCTGAATGGGGTAGTATATCCATAATGTACCttacagtagtgctcagaataatagtgctatgtgacaaaaaagattaatccaggttttgagtatattttttattgttacatgggaaacatggtaccagtagattcagtagattctcacaaatccaacaagaccaagcattcatgatatgcacactcttaaggctatgaaattgggctattagtaagtaaaaaaagaaaaaacaaaaaagtagaaaagggggtgttcacaataatagtagtgtggcattcagtcagtgagtttgtcaattttgtggaacaaacaggtgtgaatcaggcgtcccctatttaaggatgaagccagcacctgttgaacatgcttttgtctttgaaagcctgaggaaaatgggatgttcaagacattgttcagaagaacagtgtagtttgattaaaaagttgattggagaggagaaaacttatacgcaggtgcaaaaaattataggctgttcatctacaatgatctccaatgctttaaaatggacaaaacaaaacagacgcatggaagaaaatggaaaacaaccatcaaaatggatagaagaataaccagaatggcaaaggctcacccattgatcagctccaggatgatcaaagacagtctggagttacctgtaagtgctgtgacagttagaagacacctgtgtgaagctaatttatttgcaagaatctctcgcaaagtccctctgttaaataaaagacgtgcagaagaggttacaattttccaaagaacacatcaactggcctaaagagaaatggaggaatattttgtggactgatgagattaaaattgttctttttgggtccaagggccgcagacagtttgtgagacgacccccaaactctgaattcaagccacagttcacagtgaagacagtgaagcatggtggtgcaagcatcatgatatgggcatgtttctcctactatggtgttgggctaggtatcatggatcagtttggatatgtcaaaatacttgaggtcatgttgccttatgctgaagaggacatgcccttgaaatgggcgtttcaacaagacaatgaccccaagcacactagtaaatgagcaaaatcttggtttcaaaccaacaaaatactagtttagtgattcacaggattgctaaaaaagcagtttgaacataatagttttgagtttgtagcgtcaacagcagatgctactattattgtgaacacccccttttctactttttttttttaactaatagcccaatttcatagccttaagagtgtgcatatcatgaatgcttggttttgttggatttgtgagactactgaatctactggtaccttgtttcccatgtaacaataagaaatatactcaaaacctggattaatctttttagtcacatagcactacttgtattctgaacactattgtatattAGAGACACACTGCcattccctcccatgggttaGATAATGCATATGAAATATCATGATCATCATAGCTGCAACACCACGAGCAGAGGCACCATGTCACGCTTCACTGCGTTTCAGGGGCTCAGCGCGACACAGCACAGCTGAACAgggtgtcacagctgtaatatacGTAATGTACACCATCAAACTCTTTAGGAGGAATGACATTTCAACTGTActgccaagccattacaatgtaaataaaaaggaaaatcaCCTTTGGAACAACTCCAGATGCGTCTCACAGTGCAGGGTGAACAACAGCCAGGCTTCAGCCTGTGATAAAATCCCTGTCATCCTGGGAGCGCCATGAGATGGTTACATCAACCAAGTATCGATGGCACATACCTCATCCACCACGAAACATATCCCATATGACGCGCCGTCCAGTGGCGCAATGCACTCCATCCAGCCAGACAGTGGGACACCCCGCTACGCGTCAGGACACTTAACACTTGCGATCATAAAGTCCAGACAGTACGTCATGTAAAGCATTAACTGATTGCCAGGACGCACGTGTGAACCACAGTGTGGTCATCTCATGGATCTAACATCCTGGAGGGAGGAAAGGTGTgagctcatatcatctgatcGGTCCTCTTACATGCAGGACAGCACTGCCATGATCCGAGTTACCTGTTTTACATGACAGGAACACAGCAGCTGACAAACAGCAGATGACGGCGCTCCCCCTTGCTTGCCTTCTAATCAGACCTCAGGTGACAATCAAACTGCACTTGTACGGCTTTTGACATGCATTTTTTCTTATTCTTACTGCAATCTGACAGCATTCTAGGTATTTGTACTGTGTTCCAACCATGTTTGGACTGCAATTGTACGCATACACACGGTTGTGCACGAATCAGTCGAGGCCGGATCTGCTCACATACTAAGTGGTCGTACGGCATTTATACACGGCTGTCTGGATATCTGTCCCTTCCTGACTGCACCTCaaagtcacccccccccccccaattcagCCTGAATCGACTTCATTCATGTTAAGTGTGACGGGCCCCTTAGAAACTACCCATTCGAGCAGGGGGTTAGTTTCATTTTTTCCCCACATGCagtggtgcttgctcacagggggtcgttttgaccattggggttttacataattattgtatggccttgccttacaatataaagcgccttggggcaactgtttgttgtgatttggcgctatataaaaaaattgattgattgattgatggagtgAGAAAGAACCAGGTCATCGTGACTTAGAACAGTGGTTTCCCCAATTTCTATCCTTCATTTTAAGAAATGGGGATGTCAGAACAGCCTCATCGCGCAGTGGAAGCAGGTCATGCTTGGAAGCTAATGCACGTATGACGTCGTGGATCGATTATGCGATCACCAGATTGAAGTCTACAAGTATGAAGACCTTggcagtcattaaaaaaaaaaaaaaaaaaaaaaaaggggattaTTGTAATTTATCAGATTTGAAGCTAAAATCATACATTTCTTAGAATGGACATTTTTACAGCTTCCTCGATTTTGACTGCGTCATGGGTGAACTAATCCTTTCATGCCTTTCATGAGAAGAGGTAAGTCATATTGGGGCCCACTGGTGCCGGTGTTTATCCCTGGATActttagcatgaagcagatgagagtctgtgactcccACTGGATGAGACACCAGTCCTTTACAGATTGATCCACAAGCCAACGTTGGCACCCAGTTACAGactggtggactgggacaatgcagatgtggTGTCTTGACAAAGGTAGCGTGAACTGGACTGGTAGCCATCCCACTGAGGTACCTGATTATTACCCTGGGAGTGGTGATATGGCACCAATAAATGTTAACACTGTCGGCTTGACCTAAAAGAGAGAGCGCTGGTGGAGGTTACACACAGAGTGCCCTTCTAATGTTTTTAAAATCATAAAATCCAACAATAAGACTCAAAGGCTGCAGTTAGCCAAGAGGAAGGAACGTGAGGAGCGTCAAACTAAAAGACAACCCATTGGTTAAAAAGTGCTGCTATTACAGGTGGTAACAGTCTATGTACAATTTTAGGAAAGCTTCAAGTATTTGATGTCATAAAAGGTTTAAAATGAAGGATTAACCTTTGTTTGACCGCACAATCCCGACAGTGGTTCAGAAGACTACTCTGCAGTAAACTGAACGACTGATGGGGAAGCTGTACAATTTGTAGATTGGGAATCGTGTTAATCTTAAAACTCTGAAAACCAGaagaacacaaaaatgtcaaggaCCACAATCTTTGTGTAACAGTGAAAAATGCAGACTCCTTTTCTGTACCTTTGCaaactgaaataaaaataaagaagaaTCATGGAAAAAAAACTCTGATATACACAAATAGACACCACAGAAAATGTGGTCTCAGTTTTCAGTTTTACACTTTCTGTGCGAGCGGTTGTGACTGCCGTCGGCCAGCCTTCATGCGTGTACGTGCATACACCCGCAGGAAGAGAGCCAGGAAAACTATGGCCACGCCAAAGCTACCCACGAGAGTAACAGCATGACCGTAAAGGAAACAAGAGAGCAGGATGGCGATGGCCTGCCGCAGGGTCATAATGATGGTAAAGACGGCAGCACCAAACTGGTTGATGGTGTAGAAGATGAAGAGTTGGCCAAATGCCGAGCAGACTGACAGCAACACGGCATGGAAGGCGAACTCTTTGTGGCGTATCATGAAGGCCACAGAGTCGAACAAGGCGCCCTGCTCCAGCAGCGAGCCCACAGTGAAGAGACAAGAGAACAAATTGACCCCAAACATCATCTGCACTGACGACATCTTGTACTTGAACAGGTTGTCCTGCCAGTTGGAGGTGAAACTGTCGAAAACAATGTAGCCCATGAGGATGACGATGCCGCTGAAGGTGGTGACGGTAGATGGGTGCTTACTGGTCGTGCTGGACAGCAGGAACATGCTGACGCCTACAGAGATCAGCATGGCGGTGAAGTACTCCCAGTACTCATAGCTTTTCCGGGAGACAATTTTTCCCATGAGCATGACGGGAATGACCTTGGAGGCCTTGGCCAGAACTTGTGTTGGGAAGCTGATGTACTTGAGAGCCTCGTATTGGCACCAGCTGCTCATGATGTTGGAGAGAGAGGCAAAAGAGTACTTGTACATGGGTGCACCGTGGCGGGGTTGCTTGAACAAGATGCACCACAGTCCAGACACGGTCAGAGCCAGGATACGGTTCATGAAGACCAAGAACTGTGAGTCCTTGAACTGCTCCCCCTCCTCTTCTGCCATTGAGGCTCCATAAGAACGGGTCATCACCCTCTCCTGTAGGACCCCCCATGTCAGGTAGGACGCCTAAGAATGAAAGCAGATTTCTTAGATATTTAGCGGCCTTTGTCACATCATACACTGTGTCACATGAGAAAGAATCACTGTTATaacctccgccaatgaagttggatggacgttatgttttcaccctgtttgtgaacaacctgtaACCCACAGTTTTCCCATAtaacattatgaaatttttacagaggattcatatcctgataagcaagaactaattaaattttcaaggttgtaggtcaaagtcaggaaaaatcttgtacaattggaaaaatccctattctttaacattgaacaaagttgaaaaaattcaaaaagatagaatttctttcatatttgagagcgttacgTAGGATGGTAGCCTTTATCGActgaaagtttgatctggatctgatccagattacagattttgtggacatttaaatttaacattgaaaaccgcatttaatgtatatttatacatacatacatacatacatatacatacatacatacacatacatatacatacatacatacatacatatatatatataatgtgtacaCTTTGCattaatcagaagtgcctcagtcactcatttttctgttatggatttacctacaacaCCAAAATTGGACGGaggttccaattttttttttgcctgtttgagttatcagttggaaaccaagtgccaaaaagcaatgacaaattgtgcataacagaaataaccaatgttctgtgaaaattatctgaaaaagaattcagaaaccaaaaaagttagaTCTGACTACTGTGTCAGTTTGTCTGTCAAATTTAAAAACACTGTCAAATGAGTAGTTTTAAAAATCAGAAGGCACTGTGCAAAAACCAGACTTTTCCCTATCCTCAAACACAATGCATTCAGTTTTCTTCTTCATTTAAGTGTAAGAAGTCAGATAACAAAATTTGGAAATGGAAAAACAGAATATCTACACTAATTACACAAAAAGGTAAGAAAGAAAATGTGCTTTGTCAAAACTCCTTCTGTACACCCAAAATGTCTTTCTAGTGAACTTGAAACTTCTGTCAAATGTAATTCCAATTAATCATAACTCCAGTTACATTTCATTGCAGTGCTGTCTCTACAGCTTCACTGTAACACGTCTGTATAGAACATTCTAATGGTACGTTATGTTTAAGCTGTTGCACCCTGAAGTACTTTTCCCTCCGTTACTATAAGTTATTATGCACATGA
The sequence above is drawn from the Thalassophryne amazonica chromosome 21, fThaAma1.1, whole genome shotgun sequence genome and encodes:
- the slc35b2 gene encoding adenosine 3'-phospho 5'-phosphosulfate transporter 1, whose amino-acid sequence is MKMSSLSWRIWPALVLLLFPSAVAAEGLFLPEGWYEVWVFRFLINILGYSTIIIPGYFLIRYFKSINYLDTGHGFCFPVIKTCVFGSEAKSGLLDDVSVSPRNEANSVSTVRQAMKLILCTAGLQASYLTWGVLQERVMTRSYGASMAEEEGEQFKDSQFLVFMNRILALTVSGLWCILFKQPRHGAPMYKYSFASLSNIMSSWCQYEALKYISFPTQVLAKASKVIPVMLMGKIVSRKSYEYWEYFTAMLISVGVSMFLLSSTTSKHPSTVTTFSGIVILMGYIVFDSFTSNWQDNLFKYKMSSVQMMFGVNLFSCLFTVGSLLEQGALFDSVAFMIRHKEFAFHAVLLSVCSAFGQLFIFYTINQFGAAVFTIIMTLRQAIAILLSCFLYGHAVTLVGSFGVAIVFLALFLRVYARTRMKAGRRQSQPLAQKV